Within Macaca nemestrina isolate mMacNem1 chromosome 12, mMacNem.hap1, whole genome shotgun sequence, the genomic segment aaaaaatacacatacacacaactcaAAAGCGCTGAAGTTAAGCATTAATAAGCCAGATTCATGATTTATGATCAGTATCCAAAACTCCAACTATAAACAATGCAAAGTAGTGCTCCTCAgtattatttttgcaattgtTAGTAATGTTAAGcatcaaggaaaataaaacacatcatTGCACATTACAGccgcaaaaaacaaaaacaaaaaacaaacggCTAAACTTTGACATTAGAGAACTGAATAATTTTTGATGTTATATCACAAATAGCTTCTGATATTTATCTTATGTGAAAGGTCTTTACACATGTATGACATTTTCCTTGGGTGATACTTCAGGTCAAATGCCGAGTTATGGCACGAAGAGCATAGAGAAGTTCAGCTTGCATTCGTGCTTCCATTAAAAGTAGATTGACATGAACCTAGAAGTGAAAATGTCATCAGTTTAGTAACCATTATAAACACCTAAAATATCTTATTAGACATTCACAAAGGTTTTTTAATGTCTATATGagcaatatacacacacacacctaggcATATTTATCCATGTTCATGATGCAACACTCAAACCTGTGTCTATAAAAAATGGCTCTGCGAGCAGTAAAAATAACCcataaaatctaaaaaattcTGATAGCTTTATTAAAGTTGTTATTCTTGTAAAGTCAATCTTTTGggttataaaataaaactaatttttataaattataattttcctacaaattatatttatttctagttataAAATTTTACATGGCTAAAAAtaagccttcatttttttttgacagtttatGCTTATCCTGTGAAAAGCTTTAACATTTAttaggttttctaatttaatgtttcctatatatttctttcaaataaatatttttatgtaacagTATATTTGGCACAAAAGTCCTGAATTATATTGTCAAAACACTAAATTACCAAGTTTGGGAAAAATCtatggtctttttttttgagagatggagtcttgctctgttgcccaggctggagtgcagtggagtgatctcagctcactgcaacctccgcctcctgggttcaagcgattctcctgcctcagattcccaaatagctgagactacaggcatgtgcaaccatgcccagctaaatttttgtattttttagtagaaaaggggtttcactatatgttggcctggctggtctcgaactcctgacctcaagtgatctgcctgcctcggcctcccaaagtgctgggattacaggtgtgagccaccgtgctcagcagAAACCATTGTCTTAATAGGTTAATTCTAGTGGTTAAAAAAATCTCGAAATGGATGTGCCTTCTGGGCCAAAACACAATTACACCTAACACAACATTTCAGTACGTCTGATTTTTATTAACAGTTAGGACTGCAGACAGTTTTCCAAATGTACTTTGAAGATATCAATGCTTAGATCTCGTATTTCAAAGGCCCatgataaacttttattttatacactATGTTGAACACAGCATATAACCATAATTGGGTTACTATTCAATaaatctgaattaaaaaaatattttaaaaacccagatagtggctgggtgcagtggctcctgcctataatcccagcactttgggaggccaaggtgggtgggtcacctgaggtcaggactttgagaccagtctggctaacatggtgaaaccccgtctctaccaaaaatacaaaaattagccaggtgtggtggcgggcacctgtaatctcagctactcgggagggtgaggcagaagaattacttgaacctgggaggtggaggttgcagtgagccgatattgtaccactgctctccagcctgggcaagagtgaggctcatctcaaaaaaacaaacaaaaaaaccccagataGCTAGATGATGCCACTTCCATGTCAATGACAATAATTTATTAATACTTTCATGTGTTATTTTTTCATAACTATTACTTCTTATACTGAAGAACTGTCCTTGGTATAATGCTTAACATTGAAACGCTTACCTTTTCTGAGTGTTTGAACTGCCGCCAGTAACTATCATACATGCGTTTTGTAGTCCTCTCAGGATAGCAGGTCACTGTTTTAATGTAAACCTTCAGGCTTCTTTCAAGTAATTGATTAACTTCTCCATAATCATAGTCATCATACCTATGAGCAACACAACAATAGCTTTATAATGACAAAATCcaaatatttaatttccaaagCTATACTAAGGACATTTATTGTCTAGTAATTAAATACTAAAAGCTCGTTAATTAATTgaatcaacaaatgtttactgagtaccCATTATGTGCCATGGGTACTCAGTAGTAGTGATATActagtgaacaaaatagacaaaaatcctTGGTCTCATGGAGCTTAAATTTTGttgaagtaaaaaggaaaaaaaattaaaaagataaacttaGTCAGATGATAACTGCCATGGAGAAGAAATGGAGCTTGGTCTGGGAGGAGAGGAGTTGTTATTTTAAATAGGGTGGGCAGGAAGGCTTCTCTGAAAGGTTGATATTTCAACAATACCAGATGGTGGTAAAGAAGCAAGTGTAAAGGACTTGAGGTAGGAGTCAAGTGTTTCAGGGAAGAGGAAGTAATCACGGAGTCCCATGCTGCCAAATAGTCAAATAAGATAACTGGGAACCGACCACTGGAAGTAGCTATATGGACATCACTAGCAACCTCAGTAAGAACAGTTTTGTCGGTTGATAGGGACAAAAGCCTGATGCTGTGAATAGGTTCAAGAGAGAATTGGAGATAAGAAAATAGTGAcagtaaatatacacaattttgtcAGAGATTTGCTTTGCACGAAAGCAGAAAAATGAGGCAGTAGCCAGAGGGAAATGAAAGGTGAAactgaaattttctttaaagatggGAGAAATTAAGTGTGCTTCTATGCTGACGGGAAAGGTCCAATAAAGAGAGTAAAGCTGATTATGCTGGAGAGAGAAGGGAGTATTGCTAGAATTGAGATCtttagaaaatgagaaatggGATTTTGTGCGTAAGTGGATAGGAACATAGACAGTAATGACAGCAGAGTAAATGGGCACAGATGCAGATAGGTAGGTAAATGTGGTATTGGGAGCTTGTGGAATTTCtctgttatattttcatttaatttttaacccATATAATGCTTAGTTTAATAAAAAGAGTATCTCGATGCATTTATGTAAGCTTTATTTTGTAGCATCCAACAGATAAATATACTCACTACATTTGTTGCCTTGTATCCAATACATATTTATGGCATTTAAATTGAGTTCTattagtgtttatttttcttaggtAGGTAGATATGATATataagtgttttaaaatgtgttgattCTTTGATAACATTGTCTAGCATGGTAAATGGACAAATAGCTCAGTTATTACATACAACCATAATCTATTACATGGAATATCATGTTATTAGTTGATTTATCAGTAAATTTTGGGGTTCTTTAgctaaaattatagaaaatacttTGCTTAACAGATTAAATTCTAATTATCATAAAGTCTTTCTgatatatatcagatatatagtCAAGTTGAATAATTTGTAACCGGAAATTTTTTCTGTCTGCTAATCTATTTCCATGAAAGCCTCAAACCGCAAGTCAAAAAGGCACATTCTTCAAAAAGTGCTTTCTTGATTAGACTATTCAATCTCATTTACTTACTGTCCTCTCAATGccaattttctaaatttaaaggTCATTAATTTATATGGGCCGATATATTTAATTTCAGCGTTATGTGACGTTATGTAAGCTTACAAAGGCACAATCTACTATAGTTTTGTTTATACCGTAATTGCCAttccttaaaaaataagttttaaaaagaccAAATTAACTAAATAAACCAGAATTTATTATAGTGATCTAAAGGGACACGAcaactgtttttttaaaactcaCCTATTCTTCCAGGAAGGATTCTCAGATTTGGTCTAATTCTATCCTATCCCCAATGATTACTGATGCTTTTTTCCCTCCTTAGTAAATTTTTACCACTGTATTTATATGTGCATCAATGTTAAGATTCATGACACTTAAAGAAAAATGCTTCtccataaaatgaaattaatttttaaaatcagaagtctacatgtaatatttttttcccagagtCATATACCCccaaacaagacaaaaataagaCTTATGCTTGAATTTTCACTTAGAAATGTATAAAACTGTCTCTACAATGAACATACCTGATTCCAAACATACAGTGAACGTAGTTAAATAAAGCTCTGCGCAGCATGGTTGTGTCAACATCCTGATGGGTGGCCATAGTGTTATATGTGAGATTGTAGACCATCCGAAACTTTTCATCAAGAAGATGTCCAATGTCAGAATAAAGTCTGTTCACCAGGGAGAACCCATGATTTTCCCAGGTATAGtcctaaaagaataaaatgtatttaattacaAAGTGGGCATTTTCCATGTAAattctatgtatttattaaatataactaATGAAGCAAGTAAGTGAGGCTATTTCTAATTTAGTTCTAGGTTTGTAGCTTTACTAAGGCTTTACCAAGAACCCTTCACATCAGTTAGTAGATCAGAGTGTCTGGATGTTTCCTCAAAGGGTATGGGATTTGCCATGTTAGAGATGAACTCTGGTCATCTCCTACACTCAGGTACTATGCACACTATCCCCTTATCTGGAAGGGCCCCAGGAGATCTTGGAATATTCCTACGTGAACAAACCTACCCAGTGACATGGACAGTTAACAGATCATCTAAAATAACCATGAAGGAGTTTGTCATAATTCAATCTCATACCCTCTTTAGGAGTCACATCACTGCTGTGGCTATTTCCTAGGGGTTAAGATTAGAGTAGCCCGTAAGCCCATGACTACTGGTGTATGATTTTATTCCAAGAAAAAGTGATGTCACTTGTTTTCCTCTCTGTTCCCTTCCAAAAAAATGGTATAAACATTATGCAAATACCATGTAATAACAGAAGTAACTGAATAAAGCagactgtttccttttctcttcttaggGAGAAAAACGTTGAAATAATTATACATCTATTGGGAACTCCTTAGACTAGGCTGAAACTAGGTTAGATACAAAGATTTATAGATCCTATCAAAAACTCTTTAGatgccaatttaaaaaatttcaacacTTAACAGTTAAAATGACAGTATTTTCTCGTTTCTCTGAATTAATGACATATTATACCTGAGCTCGGAATGTTGGCAAATGCTCTTCTCCTCGTCTCGCAAAGTCTTCATAACCAAAACCAGGGTCTTCAATGTATCGAGAGACATCAGATGTTATAATCATGTCATCCTCAAAATCTAAGGACAATAATGAACAATCTAGTGTTAAGGATACTGTACATGGTTAAGACAATAAAACGGAACTccattttcttccactttttagcATTTCCATGAATTTCTAAAGTGAAAACATTGACTCCGTgacttaaatttatataaaatatctactgCTAaagctttaaatataatttcattacCAAATACCGGCAATCTTACCATTTAACTAGTTTTCCAGGTAAACTGACTAAACTATCTAAACAGTAGTAGCAAAGGATCAATATGCTAGTTTTACTAATTTAGGAATGGAAGATAGCACAGGCCTGTAGGCATAAagcttaaccttttttttttttttttttttttgagacagagtcgcactctgtcacccaggttggagtgcagtggtgcgatctcggctcactgcaacctctctgcctcctgggttcaagtgattcttctgcctcagcctcctgagtagctggaactacaggtgtgtgccaccatgctcagctaattttttgtattttcagtacagacagggttttgccatgttggccaggctggtctcaaactcctgacctcgtgatccacccaccttggcctcccgaagtgcagcttaaccattttttgttttgttttgtttttatctctccAGGGGATGAAGTGGgatgagaggaagaagaagagatgaAGGTGAAAGACCACTCTGAGTTTAAGATAAACTTTGTTAAAATTACATGGTGTTTTACCTGGGTGTATTCACAATAAAAATTAGTTCAATATAGTTTATATTTAGTTTGCAAAAAAGCACATAGGGAGAAGGATCACTCAGTGGGGAGGTGAGCAGACTTTTGGATGCCGTTATCATTATCTTAATACACTTGAGTGCTAAATAGGGGGGCTGAGTTTGTGAACATTCAGTGAGCTTTATGCCTAAGATATGTGCACTTTTCTATGCATATGAAAACAAAAGTATGCAACATATGGACTAAACAATGTCCTAATGAGACTGTGACTAGAATATTACCAAAGTGGCATTCAGGAAGATAGCAAggcaataataatattttaagaaaactgaTTTCTGCATACTTGATGACATTAACAATTTGCCACTGAAAAAGTTTAAATATCCAATGCATATTAATTTATGCAAAAATAATTCTATCTCACTTCTTATTTTAGGTTGgtctgtctttattattttttctggttttaacCATTAAAAGGGGATGAACAAGTTTCATTTCCTAGCTTCTAGTCTAGAAAATGAAcatatatttctcaaaataaaagaacaacCTAGCTATTTCCCTGAAAGGaacaatattttcattataagtattttagtattaaatatcatatttcataaataatagTAAAACAGTATTATGGCATAATAAAAGACAAACTATAATTCTTAACTGTGAAAATTTTTGAGAGACTTAAAAAACAAGTATAATTATGTTAATTCTTCCAAAAGAAAGGCCTGGTAGTAACACTTCATTATCTTTAATCTTTGCTATTGCATGAAAATCCTGACACTAAGTATTCTTTTCTCACAAGTTTTCAGCTGTCTTTAGGTCACTGCTGTGGACTAACTGGGTGCTTGATAATGGCAGGAAAGATTAAGTGCTCTGGCTACCCAATTTCGGATAAATCTTATAAAAATTCTTACCAAACTTCTTtattacatataaagaaaagagatggtctttattgagtacttaccatACACAAGTACTATACTACACACTTAATATCTATTTTTTGTTCCATTAATACAGAAAGAAATAtccatttaagaaataaatgaactGTATCTTACTAATACCATGGTCAGTACTGTGTCAGTAAGAAATACAATGCATAGATGTTTAAGTATAAGATGATGTGaaaaacttctaaaattaaaTGCTTAAATTGATCTGAAgtttttaagtgatttttcagTCCTGTGAAGAGAATTTTCAGGCTTATTCCCAGCCTGATCCCATAACtactttattttctccttgtGCTCCAGCACTCTATTCAGGTCAacagaaatactttttaaatggcattttcaATGAATTATCTCTTAACATTTACAAACCAGCTTATACTTTCCTTAATTCAGTTCATTACATAATAATATgaatgaagcaaaaattataaaatgtagtaGCAATCACTGAGGCTGCTATGAAAAGTAGTTTTATAGGGTGCAAAGTTTATGGGTTGCAAAGtaaaataaagccaaaaataGTAAGTAATAACTAAACTCTATAAAACAGTGTCTCTCTAGAAGCGATTCTTCCTTTGACACTGCACAACCAAGTAGTTTCATTGGGCAAATATTGATACTGGAGTTGACCATTACATAGTTGgctctttagtttttgttttgctgataCACATTTTCAAGCTGTatgacttttaaacattttaaaataaacagtaaaaagtAAGTAAAAAGTAAGTAGTCAGCCAAATAAGAGAAGTGATCCTAGGAAAAATCTCTAtgcattaatttttaacttaGGAGTCAATTAACACCTGTTTCCTAGACATTTTTTATTCACAGAAAGAAATGTACAAAGGTCCCTCAATCCACAAATACTTTTTTCCTAAATTTATCTTAAGACGTTAAAATTAGCATTCTGTTTATTAAATCTAAAACTCTAGTTTTAATTCTAtctaaacaaatatttcaaagtcTGTACTCAAAAGAAATAGTATTTTGTTCATTATCTGCATTATTCTGCCCCTAAGAAGTAGTTACTGACATAATACAGGAAACGTTCTGTTGCAGTAATGGTATGcctaaaggaaaaaacaaaaaacagtaaaagcTAGTTAACCCTGTTACCAAGCTACAGAATATGACACCTGTAGCatactttaaacatttattttcttcaaaagacTTGAAAAACTATTCTTAGAATCCTTACATAGAATCTGGAATACTTTATAACACTGGTCAAACCAAGACTTTTTttataccaaaacaaacaaacaaaccaaaaacctttttatttctattttaaaacatggTAAGTCTACACAAATGACTCAATTAGCTATTGTACTGAgtcttttttctatattttctttgtgCAGTCAGCAAATTTGGTACTGGCAATGATTAAgagtaaaatatgtatttatatatatgtgtgtgtgtagatatataaaaatatatgtatgtggaggggtgtatgtatgtatattgacattatttccttaaaatagcCTCTTCTATTAAAATTAGAACATAATTTTTGGCTAAGGTCCAAGACTTGCTAGTTAAAATTCACTTTCGAAGGCTGTAGTCCCGGCTTAAAGTTCCAAGAAGGTAGAGACTGAAAtccaaagtatatttttaatatttcaaaagacctaagagaaataaaacattgacATTTTTCAAGCTTTAGTTACTTAATGAagctcttaaaaattaatttctgaaaaCACAGATACTACtaactttaataaaaatgtttacatttttagacATCAGTTTACCTAGAAGGTTCATCATATATTCATCATTTTCCTTCACCCTCACTTGTTCTCGCTGGATGAATTTTATAACCAACTTTTAATTTCTGCTCCCAGTTATATGCTGGTAACTTCTAAAATTTTACCTTGACCTTAAAGTCCTCTCCTGATTTCCCATCTCTTCTACACTTTGTATTCCAAGAGTGGTTTGCATACCAGCAGCACTGGCATTACTTGGAGGCTTGATAGAAATGTGGCCTGTCAGGCCCTACCCTAAACTGACTGATTCAACTTCCGCATCTCAACAAGATTCCCCAAGTGACTCACgaacactgaagtttgagaagcactgtgcAAGACATTTCCAGACTGGTTGTTTTATAGACATCTCTACTCAAAATGTCCAAAATATGGTAGGTTACATATTTCTTAAGGTTAGCAAGATCCTTACAGTAGGGCCTCTACCTACCTAACCAGATTTCTCTTTACACTACCTGTTTCATGATGTACGTCCTAACAACAAAGAACCACTTGTTCCTGGACCCAGCATCCTGTTTCCTTACCATCGTGGCTTTACTCGGGCCTGGATGCCATTTACCAGGTCCTCCTGTGCCCCTCAGTCATTACCTGACTTCCTCACACTCAACTGTGTTAAGACTTATTCTAGAGCCAAGGGTTGCAGGCATTCTTCCTCTAGGTTCCTTTTCTGCCAACACCGTTTGCCTATCAAGACTGGGTTCAGTGCCCTCTTCTAGGCTCGTATCTTTCACATTCTGCTATGCGTTACAATTATTTTTTTGCTACTAGAATGAGAGTGCCCTGAGAGCAGGAATCACATCTTATTTAGCCTTAAAACCTTAGTACCTAACATCATGCTGAAACTCTATGGGGTACTCAATAAGTGTTTGCAGACTGAATATTAAACCAATAGCCCAAACACCAGGTTTCTCTGTTTGGGATTTCCTGCTGACTACAGGCTCTGATTTTAGTGACAGTAATCTTTAATGGATTAAATTAATTGAAAGGATTAAAATGGTTACTCAATTTGGTAGATACAATTTTTCATAAAAAAGATCATCAGGAGAAATGATAGAAAGGGTTCTTGTTCTTCCTGGTAAAACAGAACTACTGAtcaaacatattttatgtttaacaAGTTACGGCTGAAACAATTCTCAAAATTTACGAGATTGATGAGTTTTAAGACAGGCAGTAGTTTTGAAGGTCTCTTTTAGATCAACAgaactctattttttaaaaatatgttatgttatgtgtgatcccagctactcaggaggctgaggcaagagaactgcttgaaccctggaggcagaggttgcagtgaaccaagataacGCCACcgaactccagcttgggtgaaagagcgagactcagtctcaaaaaaaaaaaaaaaaaaaaaaaaaaaagttatgcagATGGATTACTTTTAAAGGGTTTAAGCTTTGTATTGAGTCTATGCTATTTTAATAGCATTTACTATGTGGTGCTCAATATCTTTTTAGTTGTAATTGAAGAGTTTCCCTCCCATTTCAGGCTCTTCGAGTGTTAGATAAACTGTTTTCAAGACTACAGCAAAGAATCTCAGCTTTTACACAGGATGAATTCCTCCAAATTCAATCAAAGAAAATGAcctaaataatacatttttatagaattccaaagaaatgtaaatgcaAGTGCAGTGTAATTTTAGAACTAATCTGGAAAAGCAGCAGTGTGAGAATAATCTTCCCACACACCCCACCCACAAAAAaggcaaagttttaaaaaaaattttaactattgaaataatatttcacttaccattttaaaaaatcacaaaagtagGATAAATTAAATATGCCTATCTAACTTTACAAGCAACTGATCTGCTTTAAGTAACATTTTATCCAGGATAGAGTATGAACTACAAAGCTGAAAGGTCCTCTCAACTCAATCTGAAATACATGCAAGGATGAACCAGCCTGAGGGAAAGCAATAGCATGACGGTAAGATAGAAGAGGAGAACTAAATAAGAGAAAGAGGATAGCAGAATCATTTTTACATATCCATATGGAAAACACTGAAGTTGCTCTGTCAGGGTTCTAAGAACAACTAAAaggcaaaaagtacaaaaaagcacctgaatgaggaaatgaatgaaaagtATCTCCAGAGACCACAAAAagactttctttcttctccttttcaaaACGAGTGCTCATTTCTTCCTGAGACGCCTCTtcatcttccctttcttcttgaaGTCTTTTCATCCTTTCCATTAAGGCCTCTAGCTCACTTAGAGAATCCACAATCTGGAACCAGATAAGATAATGTTGGGTGCTATTCATACTAAACGTGTTCTAGTAAATATCTCCATCTCCCAATGTCACCTTACTATGTACAGTGGCACAGGCACAGTTATGAAGTTCTTAAGTCGGTTTTTCACGAATTTCAGAGGAAATCATGACAGATTCCAACATTTTCAGAAGtatgatttttttcagttataaatataaaagtttctaagtatatatgtgtgtgtgtgtttgtgtgtgtgtataaaatctaGAATTCCAGCATTTGGTATACATTAAATATTACAGTTTAGCTTAAAAAATGAGG encodes:
- the LOC105484317 gene encoding sestrin-3 isoform X3 encodes the protein MSLHTQYLESFLRSQFYMLRMDGPLPLPYRHYIAIMAAARHQCSYLINMHVDEFLKTGGIAEWLNGLEYVPQRLKNLNEINKLLAHRPWLITKEHIQKLVKTGENNWSLPELVHAVVLLAHYHALASFVFGSGINPERDPEISNGFTLISVNNFCVCDLANDNNIENASLSGGNFGIVDSLSELEALMERMKRLQEEREDEEASQEEMSTRFEKEKKESLFVVSGDTFHSFPHSDFEDDMIITSDVSRYIEDPGFGYEDFARRGEEHLPTFRAQDYTWENHGFSLVNRLYSDIGHLLDEKFRMVYNLTYNTMATHQDVDTTMLRRALFNYVHCMFGIRYDDYDYGEVNQLLERSLKVYIKTVTCYPERTTKRMYDSYWRQFKHSEKVHVNLLLMEARMQAELLYALRAITRHLT